One region of Gossypium raimondii isolate GPD5lz chromosome 6, ASM2569854v1, whole genome shotgun sequence genomic DNA includes:
- the LOC105774601 gene encoding uncharacterized protein LOC105774601, with amino-acid sequence MLISRLCRVGFQVAKELSRGGYAYMSRSRYTQRHCCQYQWSTLELLPETRAFQGSIFQKHHGFSTSASDGASAGADEEKGTIPVTFVSKDGEEIPIQVPIGMSMLEAAHENDIELEGACEGSLACSTCHVIVMDMEYYNKLEDPADEENDMLDLAFGLTETSRLGCQIVASPELDGIRLAIPAATRNFAVDGYVPKPH; translated from the exons ATGTTAATTTCTAGGCTTTGTAGAGTTGGATTTCAGGTTGCCAAGGAGCTATCAAGAG GTGGATATGCATATATGTCTAGATCAAGATATACACAAAGGCATTGCTGTCAATACCAGTGGTCTACG CTTGAATTACTGCCAGAAACTAGAGCCTTTCAAGGTTCCATATTTCAAAAGCATCATGGTTTTTCTACCTCAGCTTCCGATGGTGCTTCTGCAGGAGCGGATGAAGAGAAAGGAAC GATACCTGTCACATttgtttcaaaggatggagaaGAAATTCCCATTCAAGTGCCTATTGGAATGTCTATGCTGGAAGCAGCTCATGAAAATGATATAGAACTTGAAG GAGCATGTGAGGGTTCACTTGCTTGTTCAACATGCCATGTCATAGTGATG GACATGGAGTACTATAATAAATTGGAAGATCCAGCTGATGAAGAGAATGACATGTTGGACCTGGCCTTTGGGCTTACCGAAAC GTCTCGTCTGGGATGTCAAATAGTTGCAAGTCCTGAACTTGATGGAATTCGTTTAGCAATCCCTGCTGCCACTCGAAACTTTGCTGTTGACGGGTATGTTCCAAAACCACATTAG